In the Pseudanabaena sp. PCC 7367 genome, one interval contains:
- a CDS encoding pentapeptide repeat-containing protein yields the protein MASPVSFGRAKFLGLTIATVAMAIALLGLRLPDQRLLWGGIAATSLVIMPILLPAIKRVFFSSPLGQNWHITWASGLAIAILAIWGRFTALDDTFWLWFNSLRWDALGAVGQILIAVLAVWVAKRQNEIAERLTGQQNLITQQQTIDAYFQGISDLVLDPEGQLEDWPLERSIARARTSAIMSGSDAEGKAKILRFLSSANLLTPLKRDGLLGRPILDGSGGYVVDWAYGIRVVSLGVMLAKKDLSKTDLRWCDLSGANFIGTDFRGCDLTGANLSGAILADANLSGVDLNMTKLFHGDIATASPRDRDHEPDFETGEYTGAIVAAADFSQAVELMPEAKKYICAWGGNKTRKTVPGGCEDVPNLLGR from the coding sequence GTGGCTTCTCCTGTCAGCTTTGGCCGCGCCAAATTTCTAGGTTTAACGATCGCAACTGTGGCAATGGCGATCGCATTGCTTGGATTGCGCCTGCCCGATCAGCGCTTGTTGTGGGGGGGGATTGCGGCAACTTCTCTTGTGATTATGCCGATCCTGCTGCCAGCCATAAAAAGGGTGTTTTTTAGCTCACCATTGGGGCAAAACTGGCATATTACCTGGGCGAGTGGGTTGGCGATCGCAATCCTGGCAATTTGGGGGCGGTTTACGGCCTTGGATGATACCTTCTGGCTCTGGTTTAATAGCCTGCGTTGGGATGCTTTGGGAGCAGTGGGGCAAATTTTGATTGCGGTTTTGGCGGTGTGGGTGGCCAAGCGGCAAAATGAGATCGCTGAGCGCCTTACGGGGCAACAAAACCTGATTACCCAACAACAAACGATCGATGCTTATTTTCAGGGCATCTCCGATCTGGTGCTTGATCCCGAAGGCCAACTAGAGGACTGGCCATTGGAGCGATCGATCGCCAGGGCTAGAACCTCGGCGATTATGTCTGGCTCTGATGCGGAGGGTAAAGCTAAGATCCTGCGGTTTCTTTCCAGTGCCAACCTGCTCACGCCCTTAAAGCGGGATGGCCTGCTGGGGCGGCCAATCTTGGATGGTTCCGGTGGTTATGTGGTGGACTGGGCGTATGGGATTCGGGTGGTGAGTTTGGGGGTGATGTTGGCGAAGAAGGATCTCAGCAAAACCGATCTGCGCTGGTGCGATCTCAGTGGCGCTAATTTTATTGGCACAGATTTTAGGGGTTGCGATCTCACTGGTGCTAATCTGAGTGGGGCGATCCTGGCGGATGCTAATTTGAGCGGTGTAGATTTAAATATGACCAAGTTGTTTCATGGTGATATTGCTACTGCTTCGCCACGGGATCGGGATCATGAGCCAGATTTTGAGACAGGTGAATATACTGGGGCGATCGTGGCGGCGGCTGATTTTAGTCAGGCGGTGGAATTAATGCCAGAGGCTAAAAAATATATCTGTGCCTGGGGTGGCAACAAAACTAGAAAAACTGTACCGGGAGGGTGTGAGGATGTACCGAATCTGTTGGGGCGTTAA
- a CDS encoding CHAD domain-containing protein: MTARKKNQTDTTANTPITFATCAQQAIAKHYQKIVKHEPDVFADEDPEALHQMRVGMRRLRSTLQVFADILDLPKAASEKNMARIGRNLGKVRDLDVLQADLKNIYAPTLPEAEQALLAKVFKYLSKKRKVALAKMRSLLASKPYQKFSATYANWLEQPSFQAADIDRDVNIANLAAEFVIPDLLIPTLVNLFQHPGWLVGTNLSEGKLAIAPIAPEQLESELKTHDAALHDLRKQIKRVRYQTEFFTAFYGADYAKEIKHFQTAQEALGKLQDSFVLASLLVKALGKNVETKMPTLTEQLRQQRVSAWQQLRPIQALYIDRTYRDRLIQILLKPTTISSTSSKATKTKSTAAKTATKTAKTPKTSSSKKSAKSTKTSTAATSKTSNPKPSSTAKTPAKTNSNTATGAGNAQKNIKTKSATSSKASAFSESSASTRAKRSAKPATSSNNSHKNKTTTASKATTDGKSTKQEQQPATAPGKKGTTSTKKEPQAAAPVESKPSKAKPNQTAQPPIAETSMNGDRSVNSTKST; this comes from the coding sequence ATGACCGCCCGTAAAAAGAACCAGACTGATACCACAGCCAACACCCCGATCACCTTCGCTACATGTGCCCAACAGGCGATCGCCAAGCACTACCAAAAGATCGTCAAGCATGAGCCCGATGTATTTGCAGACGAAGACCCAGAGGCACTGCATCAAATGCGGGTGGGGATGCGGCGGTTGCGATCGACGCTCCAGGTGTTTGCCGATATTCTGGATTTGCCCAAGGCCGCAAGTGAGAAAAATATGGCCAGGATTGGCCGTAATCTGGGCAAGGTGCGCGATCTGGATGTTTTACAAGCCGATCTTAAGAATATCTACGCGCCAACCCTACCGGAAGCGGAGCAGGCATTACTCGCCAAAGTGTTTAAATATCTGAGCAAAAAACGTAAGGTAGCTTTGGCCAAAATGCGATCGCTCCTGGCCAGCAAACCATACCAGAAATTCAGTGCCACCTATGCCAACTGGTTGGAGCAACCCTCCTTCCAAGCTGCTGATATCGATCGTGATGTCAATATTGCTAACCTGGCGGCTGAGTTTGTGATTCCCGATCTGCTAATTCCGACCCTGGTGAATTTGTTTCAACATCCTGGCTGGCTGGTGGGCACTAATTTAAGCGAGGGAAAATTAGCGATCGCACCGATCGCCCCAGAACAGCTAGAATCAGAACTCAAAACCCATGATGCGGCGCTGCATGATCTGCGCAAGCAAATTAAGCGGGTGCGCTATCAAACCGAGTTTTTTACTGCTTTCTATGGTGCAGACTATGCCAAGGAAATTAAGCATTTTCAGACTGCCCAGGAAGCACTCGGCAAGTTGCAGGATAGTTTTGTGTTGGCATCGCTTCTGGTTAAGGCATTGGGCAAAAATGTCGAAACAAAAATGCCGACCCTGACTGAGCAACTACGCCAGCAAAGGGTGAGCGCTTGGCAGCAGCTACGGCCAATTCAAGCCCTCTATATCGATCGCACCTACCGCGATCGCTTGATTCAAATTTTACTAAAACCAACCACCATCTCATCAACTAGCTCTAAAGCTACTAAAACCAAATCTACGGCCGCCAAAACCGCAACTAAGACCGCCAAAACTCCTAAAACCAGTAGCTCTAAGAAATCAGCTAAATCAACTAAAACCTCAACTGCCGCAACCTCTAAAACAAGTAACCCGAAACCATCTTCAACTGCAAAAACGCCTGCTAAAACTAACAGTAATACTGCGACGGGGGCGGGTAATGCCCAGAAGAATATCAAAACGAAAAGTGCAACTAGTTCTAAAGCTTCTGCATTTTCTGAATCTTCGGCATCGACCAGAGCCAAGCGATCGGCTAAACCAGCAACCAGCTCTAATAACTCTCATAAAAATAAAACTACTACAGCATCTAAAGCCACCACAGATGGTAAATCCACTAAACAAGAGCAGCAACCAGCCACAGCACCAGGGAAAAAGGGAACTACTAGCACTAAAAAAGAGCCTCAAGCTGCCGCACCTGTTGAGTCAAAGCCTTCAAAAGCTAAGCCAAATCAAACTGCCCAGCCACCGATCGCCGAGACGAGTATGAATGGCGATCGATCGGTTAATTCAACTAAATCTACATAG
- a CDS encoding cation diffusion facilitator family transporter: MQEDTRPEVRKVLIVTLVLNVAVLLLKVIVGIWTGALSLVADALHSLTDSANNILGLVAIRFASPFPDREHPYGHRKFEAVGAIGITASLLFVCFEIIQAAINRLLSGGKILDINAPVMWIMVIVLGINIFVAFYERRVGKRLNSNILIADAYHTMSDIWITLAVMLGLVGIWVGNVTGLSWLNWLDVIVAFPVAGFALWSAWEVFMSNLPILVDEAAIAPEEIAAIANSVPGVINCHDIASRGLVGQQVFIEMHMVVAPQDVETAHDITERVEDLLLNRYAPARITIHVEPPEYESDRITYTSQHE; encoded by the coding sequence GTGCAAGAAGATACTCGTCCCGAAGTACGCAAAGTATTAATTGTGACACTGGTACTTAATGTGGCAGTGTTACTACTGAAGGTGATCGTTGGCATTTGGACTGGGGCATTGAGCTTGGTTGCTGATGCGCTCCATAGCCTGACCGATAGCGCTAACAATATTTTGGGCCTGGTGGCGATCCGCTTTGCCTCGCCCTTTCCCGATCGTGAACATCCCTATGGCCATCGCAAATTTGAGGCCGTGGGCGCGATCGGCATTACCGCGTCACTATTGTTCGTTTGTTTTGAAATTATCCAAGCGGCGATCAATCGACTACTGTCCGGTGGCAAAATCCTGGATATTAATGCCCCAGTGATGTGGATTATGGTTATAGTCTTGGGGATCAATATATTTGTGGCTTTCTATGAGCGACGGGTGGGCAAACGCTTGAATAGCAATATCTTGATCGCCGATGCCTATCACACCATGAGCGACATCTGGATTACCCTGGCGGTAATGCTGGGCTTGGTGGGGATTTGGGTTGGCAATGTCACTGGCTTGAGCTGGCTGAACTGGCTGGATGTGATCGTGGCCTTTCCCGTAGCGGGATTTGCGCTCTGGAGTGCCTGGGAAGTTTTTATGAGCAATCTACCAATTCTGGTGGATGAAGCGGCGATCGCCCCCGAAGAAATTGCCGCGATCGCTAATTCAGTGCCCGGTGTGATTAATTGCCATGACATTGCCTCGCGGGGATTGGTAGGCCAACAGGTATTTATTGAAATGCATATGGTAGTTGCGCCCCAGGATGTGGAAACTGCCCACGACATTACCGAGCGGGTTGAGGATCTATTACTCAATCGCTATGCTCCAGCGCGGATTACGATCCATGTGGAGCCGCCTGAATACGAGTCCGATCGAATCACCTACACCAGCCAGCATGAGTAG